TAAGTGATTCTCCATGATTTCGAGATTCAGCTAATTCTCTTAAGCGCTTATCTTCTTCCGCATTAGCTTCGGCACTTTGTACCATTTTTTTTATTTCTTCTTCAGTTAAACCAGAATTAGCTTTAATTGTAATTTTATTTTCTTTACCAGTCTTTTTATCTTTAGCAGTAACATGCAAAATACCATTTGCATCTATATCAAAAGTTACTTCAATTTGCGGTATACCACGTAATGCTGGTGGGATACCTTCTAAATTAAACTCTCCTAAAATTTTATTTCCAGAGACCATTTCTCTTTCGCCTTGATATACTTTTACTGTTACAGCTGGCTGATTATCTTCAGCGGTAGAAAAAACCTGACTAAATTTTGTTGGAATAGTGGTATTTTTCTTGATCATTTTAGTCATTATACCACCCATAGTTTCAATACCCAAAGACAAAGGAGTTACATCCAATAATAATAAATCTTTTCGATCTCCAGATAACACTGATCCTTGAATTGCGGCACCAACAGCTACAGCTTCATCTGGATTTATGTCACGACGAGGATCTTTTCCAAAAAATTCTTTTACTTTTTCTTGTACTTTAGGCATTCGAGTCATGCCACCAACTAAAATAATATCATTAATGTCTGATACCTTAATTCCAGCATCTTTAATTGCAATACGACATGGTTCAATAGTTCGTGTAATTAATTCATCAACAAGTAATTCTAATTTAGCGCGAGTAATCTTTAAATTTAAATGAACTGGAGCACCATTAGACATAGCAATATAAGGTTCATTAATTTCAGTTTGTTTTGATGAAGATAATTCGATTTTAGCGCGTTCTGCTGAAGCTTTTATTCTTTGTAATGCAATAGAATCTTTTCGTAAATCTATTCCGTTAATTTTATTAAATTCATCTAAAATATAATCTATAATACGCTGATCAAAATCCTCACCCCCTAAAAAAGTATCACCATTTGTTGATAATACCTCAAATTGTTTTTCACCATCTACATCAGCTATTTCAATAATAGATACATCAAAGGTTCCACCACCTAAATCATATACAACAATATTACGATCACTTTTCCCTGATTTATCAAGACCAAACGCAAGTGCCGCAGCAGTAGGTTCGTTTATAATTCTTTTTACTTCTAATCCAGCAATACGACCAGCATCTTTAGTTGCTTGACGCTGAGCATCATTAAAATACGCCGGGACAGTAATAACAGCCTCAGTTATTTCTCCTCCTAAATAATCTTCAGCGGTTTTTTTCATTTTACGTAATACCTCAGCTGAAATTTGCGGAGGAGCTAATTTTTTCCCTCGAACAGAAATCCATGCATCACCATTATCTGCTTTTACAATTTTATATGGCATTAAAGAAATATCTTTTTGAACTTCTTTTTCATCAAATTTACGACCAATTAATCGTTTTGCAGCATAAATTGTATTTTTTGGATTAGTAACTGCTTGACGTTTAGCTGGGGCCCCAACTAGTATTTCACCGTTTTCTTGATAAGCAATAACAGAAGGTGTGGTACGAGCACCTTCAGAATTTTCAATTACTTTAGGTTGACTACCTTCTATTATTGATACACATGAATTAGTTGTGCCTAAATCAATACCAATAATTTTACTCATAATTCTTCCTTTTAATATTTAATTTAAAATTATTTATTGCGCAACAGTAACAAGAGCTGGACGTAATAATCTTTCAGAAATTAAATATCCTTTTTGTAAAACTTCTACAATAGTATTTGGTTCTTGTTCTGCTGAAATTGTTGATACTGCTTGATGCTTCATTGGATCAAGTTTATCTCCAATTATAGGATTAATTTCTAATAAATTATTTTTTTTAAATACAGAAGATAATTGTTTTAATGTTATTTCCACACCTTTTTTTAGAGACTCAATAGATGGAGTTTCAACATTTAATGCCATTTCTAAACTATCTTTTACTGACAACAACTCTTTTGCAAAATTTTCAATAGAAAATTTATACGCGCGTGCAAGATCCTCTTGAGATCTTCGTCTAATATTTTCAGATTCAGCTTTAGCTCGAAGATAAGCGTCTTGCATATAAGAGGCCTTTATTTCTGCGGTATTTAATTTTTTTTTAAGCTCATTTTCGACTGTTTTATCTTCTTCTTTACTTTCGACTGTTTTATCTTCTTCTTTACTTTCGACTGTTTTATCTTCTTCTTTACTTTCGACTGTTTTATCTTCTTCTTTACTTTCGACTGTTTTATCTTCTTCTTTACTTTCGACTGTTTTATTTAAAAATTCTTTTTTTTTAAAACTAGAATTTTTTATTTTTTCAAAAGTATTTATTTTTTCTTTTTTTTCATTATTTTTCATTTAAAATCCTAACTAAATCAATAAATACTAAACTCTAGTATTGAGGTGGTTATAACTTATTTCAAGGGCTATAAAATTAAAATTTTAAATATTTATAAATTATTATTTTTTTTAAAAATTTTATAAAATAATATACTATTCTTATAACATTCTTTATAATATAAAATTTTAATAAAACAATGAAAATAAATTGGATTACGCGTTTAAAAGAAAGTTTATCTAAAACTGCTTGTAACTTAAAATCTTTGATTGTGAATAAAAAAATTGATAAAAATTTATATAATGAACTTGAATCAGATTTATTAAAAGCAGATGTTGGATTTGAAACTACACAATTTTTGTTAAGTGAATTAAAAAAAATTATATACTCAAAAAAATTATTTAACACAGAACAAGTTAGAAATGTTTTACATAATTTATTAGTAAACTTATTGAAATCATTAGAAAAACCATTAATTTTTAAAAAATGTAAACCATTTGTAATAATGATAGTTGGAGTAAATGGAGTAGGTAAAACTACTACAATTGGTAAATTAGCGAATTATTTTAAAAAACGTAAAAAATCGGTATTATTAGCCGCTTGTGATACTTTTCGCGCAGCTGCATATGAACAATTATTAATTTTAGGAAAATATAATGATGTTCCTGTGATATCCGAAAAAAAAATTACTGATCCTGCCGCAATAGCTTTTAATGCGATAAATATAGCACAAAAAAAAAATACTGATATCGTAATAGTAGATACATCTGGTAGATTATCAACTCAATCTCATTTAATGAGGGAATTAAAAAAAATTAAAAAAGTAATTGAAAAAAAAATATTTGAATTACCATATGAAATTTTTTTAATAATTGATGGAAATACAGGTCAAAACACATTATCTCAAATAAAAGAATTTTCTAAAATTTTACGTATTACTGGTTTAATAATTACAAAATTAGATGGTACTACAAAAGGGGGTATATTAGCTGCGATTGCAAAAAAATATTCTATACCTTTATATTTTATAGGTATTGGAGAAAAAATTGAAGACTTACAAATATTTAATGCAGTAGATTTTGTAAATGCCTTATTAAATCAAAATTAATGAAATAAAAATTTATATTATATTAACTTGATAAAATTATTATTAATTTAAATAATGAAACCCATGGGTCTCTATAATAAGATTTAATATGCATTCCTTTAAGTTCTTTATCAATTTGAACTATTTCATAAAATGCATATTTTAAAATATCTAAAGACAATCTTTTTAATGCTATTTCTATTAAAGATTGATATTTTATATAAATATGATATTTTTCAAATAAATTTTTTAAAGATTTGCCATTATTAATCGCAGTTTTAAATTTAAGTAAAATACAAATTTCTTGTGTAATAACCCATAATATTAATGGAAAAGTTTCATTTTCATTTTTTAAGTCCTGAAGAATTAATATTAAACGAATTAAATCTCCGTTTAATATATTTTCTTTAATACTAAATATATTATATTTTGCAGCTTTTGATATGGAATTTTTTACTTGTTGAAATGTAAGAGTTCCTGGTCCATATAAAAAAAATAATTTTATTATTTCTTGATTTGCTGCTAATAAATTACCCTCAACTTGTTCAGTAATAAAATTTAATGTTTTTTTATCAATATTTTGTTGTTGAGAAATTAATCTAGAATTAATCCATTTTGGTAAATCAATTATTTTAATAGAAGGTATTTCTATAAATGTAAAATTATTTTTTAATAATTGTATCCAGGTTTTTTTTTGTGATAATAAATCCAATTTCGGTAAATTTATAATTGTTATATTATTTTTATTTAAATTATTAATATATTTTTCTAATATACATTCTCCTGTTTTACTAATTTGTTTTATGTTGGATATACGCAATTCAATTATCTTTTTATTATAAAATAATGATAATTCTTGATTTATTTTTAATAATTCATCCCACTTAAATAAGTAATCAATTGTTAAAATATTTCTTTCATGAAATCCATAATGTTTAACATGTTTTCGAATTTTATCAGAAGCTTCTTGTAAAAAAAGATATTCATTACTTGATATAGTATATATTGGTGATAAATTTTTAGAATTTATAAGATATTTATCTAATAATTCTATATTTCTTAGAAACATTTAGGTATCCTATTTATCGAAATAAAATATTAAATAATAATGTTAACTAATTTATTTGGAATTATAAAAAATTTTTTTGGTGGATGTATAATATATTTTTGAATAACTTTATTTTTTAATACAATTTTTTTAATAAAATCAGTGGTACATTTTTTTTTTACAAAAATATGTCCTCGAAATTTACCATTAATTTGAATAATTAATTTAACTTCTTCTTTTTCTTCTTCTAATGCAAGAGAATCAATTTTAGGCCAACATGCATTTAAAATATCACCTTGTTGTATTGAATATTTAAGTTCCTTCCATAAAATATGGGTAATATGCGGGGCAATTGGATTTAGTACACGTAAAAATATCGACATACCTTCATATAATAAAATGTCGTTATTAGTGTTTTTATTATTATCAAATTTAGTTTCAGAATTTATACGCTCTAAAATATTAAATATTTTCATACATCCTGATACAACAGTGTTATATTGAATACGTTTTATATCCCTATTAATTTGTTGTAAGATTTTATGAATTTTTCTGCGAAATACTTTTTGATTATTATTAAATTTAATTACTGAAAAATCATTATGAAAAATATTAAGATTAATAATATTTATTATTCTTGGAGCTAAAATATATGAAAAATTCCATACTCGATTCAAAAAACGATAAGCGCCTTCAATTCCAATATCAGACCATTCTAAATTTTTTTCCGGAGGAGCGCTAAATATTATAAATAAACGAGTAGAGTCTGCTCCATAAGTATTTATTTGAGTTTGTGGATCAATACCATTATTCTTCGATTTAGACATTTTTTCTATACCACCAATAATTACGGGTTTTTTATCTAATTTTAAAATCGCATGTATTGGTTTATTTTTTTTATCTAATGTGATCTTAACATCATCTGGATTATACCATCTTTTTTTGTTAGATGAATTTTCTATTCTATAATAGGTTTTATTTAAAATCATCCCTTGTGTTAATAATCTAATGAATGGTTCATTAAATTTAATTAATCCCAAATTATACATTAATTTAGTCCAAAACCGAGCATATAATAAATGTAATATAGCATGCTCAATTCCTCCAATATATTGATCTACTGGCATCCAATAATTTATTTTATTATCATCAATCATAAAATTTTCTAATTTTGGAGATATATATCTCATATAATACCACGAAGAATCAACAAAAGTATCCATAGTGTCAGTTTCACGAAATGCTAATTTATTACACTTTGGACAAGATACATGTAAAAATTTTTTATTTTCTTTAAGTAAATTATTCGGGACACATGTTTCTGGTAAAATTACTGGTAAATCTTTTTCTGGAACCGGAACTGATCCGCAACTATCACAATAAATTATTGGAATTGGTGTCCCCCAATAACGTTGTCTAGATATAGCCCAATCACGCAAACGAAATATATTTTTTTTATTTCCTAAACCAAGTTTAATTAAATCAGTACTAATTGCATTAGTGGCTTCCTTATGGGACATATTATTATATTTGCACGAATTAATACAGTAACAATTTTCTTTATCAATATACCAATCTTTCCAAATTTTATCTGAGTAACTTTTATTTTTAACATTTATAACTTGTTTAATTAATAAAGAATGTTTTTTTGCAAAATAAAAATCATGTTTATTATGCGCAGGCACACCTATAGCTGCTCTTCCATAAGATTTTTCTATTACATAATTAACAACAAAAACTTTAATTTCTTGATTAGTCAAAGGATGTAATACTTTTAATTGGGTTAATATACTCTTTTTTAATAAATTATTAGATTCAATATTATTGTTTTTTTTATATTCTAAAATAAATTTTTGTAATAATAAATTATTACGCGCGGCAAATATAGCTAAAGGATGTTCCGGAGAAATTACACAAAAAGTAATTCCATAAATTATATCAATACGAGTAGTAAAAATCCATAATTTTCCATTTTGTATTAATTTATTATTTTTATTAGGATCTTTTATATTATGCGGAAAAGCTAAAAAAATACCTTTTGATTTACCGATCCAATTAACTTGCATTAAACGAACTTTTTTAGGCCAATAAGGTAATTTTTTTTTAACATACTCAAGTAATTCTTCTGCATAATTAGTAATTTTTGCATAATACATTGGTATTTTTTTTTTTTCTATAATTGCATCCGATCTCCATCCTCTTCCATTAATAACTTGTTCATTAGCTAAAACAGTTTTTTCTATTGGATCCCAATTTACTATACCAGTTTTTTTATAAATGATACCTCTTTTAAACATTTTTAAAAATATCCATTGATTCCATTTATAATATTTTGGTGAACAAGTAATTATTTCGCGAGACCAATCAATCGCTAATCCAAGAGAAGAAAGTTGTTTTTTCATATAAGAGACATTGTCATATGTCCATTTAGCTGGAGAAGTATTATTTAAAATTGCAGCATTTTCTGCTGGCATCCCGAATGCATCCCATCCCATTGGCATTAATACATTATAACCATTCATTCTCATATAACGATACATTACATCATTTATAGTGTAATTACGAACATGCCCCATATGTAATTTCCCGGATGGATATGGTAGCATTGAACATGTGTAAAATTTTCCATTAGGAAATCTTGTATCATTTTCAGTGGTTTGATAAGCATTAATTTTATTCCAATAACATTGAGTTATTTTTTCTATTTCAACAAAATTATATTTTTTTTGCATAGTAATATTTGTGTTTTTAAATTAAAAATTAGTTTAAAAATTTTTTGAAAAAATTTATAAAATTTAAAAGTTTTAATTTAAAAAAAATGTTTATCTGCCATATACGAACTACGAATCATTGATCCAACTAAAACATTTTTAAATCCTAATTTATATGCTATTTTTTTAAATTTTTCAAAAAATTTTGGATGTAAATATCTGTGCACCGGTAAATGTAAGCGACTTGGCATCAAATATTGACCGATAGTTAATATATCTATATTGTGATTGCGCATATCATGTATTACCGTTAAAATTTCCTCATCATTTTCACCAAGTCCAACCATAATACCAGATTTTGTTAAAATATTTGGGTATAATTTTTTAAAATTTTTTAATAAATTTAATGAATGTTTATAATCCGATCCAGGACGAACTTTTTTATAAAGTCGGGGAACTGTTTCTATATTATGGTTTAATACATCCGGTAATGCTTGTTTAAAAATTTTTAACACGTGATTTATTTGATTACGAAAATCTGGTATTAATATTTCTATTTTAATTTTTGTAGATAATTTACGTATATGTTTTATACAAGAAACAAAATGAGAAGATCCACCATCATGTAAATCATCACGATTAACGCTAGTAATTACCACATAATTTAATTTTAATTTATTAATAGTATAAGCTATTTTTTTAGGTTCCTCAATATCTAAAGGATCCGGTCGACCATGAGAAATATTGCAAAATTTACAACGACGAGTACATATACTACCCATAATCATAAATGTTGCCACACCTCTTCCAAAACATTCCCCAATATTTGGACATGATGCTTCTTCACAAACTGTAACTAAATTATTAGCACGTAAAATATTTTTAGTTTTATTAAAATTATCTATATTTGATATTAATTTTACTCTAATCCAATTTGGTTTTTTTAATATTTCTATATTTTTATCTTTTGTTAGATTCATTTTATTATAATAAGAAGTATTTTAAAAAGTATTTTTCCTAAAGTATTTATTTAATTATATAAAAAAATTTTTAATAAATAAATGTTGAACTTTTGAAATTGTCGTATTAATTCCTAATTTTTTCATATCAACAATTACTAATCCGGGATAACCGCAAGGATTTATATTGTTAAATGGTTCTAAATCCATTGAAACATTAATAGATACTCCATGATAAACATATCCTTTAGCGGAAATTTTTAATCCTATAGAAGCAATTTTTGCACCAGAAAAAGGTCCGTTAGCAATATAAACTCCTGGTGCATTTTTTTTTCTTTTACAATTAATATTATATTGTGACATTGTAAGGATTACAGCTTCTTCAATATTTTCTACTAATTTTTTTATATATATTTTTATATTGTCACTATATCTTCTGCGTAAATCAATTAATAAATAAATTATAGCCTGACCTGGACCATGATAAGTCACTTCTCCACCTCTATCTGTTCTGATAATTGGAATATTATTTAATTTTTTAGAAATTAGAATATGAGAAAAATTAGATTTTAATCCTAATGTATATACCGGAAAATGTTCAACGAACCATAATTGATCTATTGTATAATTTGTTCTATTAGAATTAAATAATAGCATTGCATTAAAACTAACTATATATGGCTCTAACCCACGTTGAATTATTTGTAAATTAGAATAAGTACTAGAAATAGAAATAGAAAACATATTTAATAAATTATAAAGTTGTTTTTTGATATAAATTATTTTAATATATTTTTTCGGTTATTCATATAGCGCTTAAAATAGCTATTTTATTAATATAAAATATGCTATTATATTTTAAAAATTTTAATTTTTTATGGATTCCTTATGAAAACTATTGGTCAATCTTTATCTTCTTATCGAGTTATAGGAGTAAAACCGGGATTTAATTTACCCGAAGAAAATAATGTTTCCGCATTTAAGGTTATTACAGAATCTTCTTTCCCTGGTAAATGGAAGATTTTTTATTTTTATCCAAAAGATTTTACTTTTGTTTGTCCAACAGAAATTAGCGAATATAATAAATTAGTCAAAGATTTTAATGAACGTAATGCTATTTTATTAGGCGGTTCAAGTGATAATGAATTCGTTAAATTAGCATGGCGTCGTGAAAACTCAAATCTTTATAAATTAAATCATTGGCAATTTTCAGATACTAATGGTTCTTTAATTGATCAATTAGGCATTCGTCATGAAACTGGAGTTGCATTACGCGCTACTTTTATTTTTGATCCTCAAAATATAATTCAACATATTACAGTAAATAATTTAAATGTTGGTCGTAATCCAATAGAAACATTACGTATTTTAGATGCCATACAAACTGGTAAACTTTGCGCTTGTAATAGAACTTTAAATGGTAAAACTTTGTAAATAAAATATATTTTTTATATTTTTAGAGTTTATATAAAATTCATATAAAATTTATTAATTACTTATAAGTATAGTAATTTTTTATATTATATATACACACATATATTCTACTGATTTTTTTTGTTTTTCAAGAAGGTTAAACTACATTTATTTTAACTTTTGTAAAATATAGCTTTCAATATACCTGGTTTTAATTAGAAATAACCTTATTCAATTTAAAAATAGTACATATTACATATCTTTATTGAATATCGAATAAATTAAGACCAGAAGAGACGTTAATGTTAACAGATGACAAAAATATTATTGATATCCAATTTGCTTTTCAATATAAAAATAATACAGCAAATTGGATATTTAATAATATTAATCAAAAAAAATAATTAGATAAGTTACTAAAACTGTAATTCTTTAAATTGTTGATCAAAATAAAACGAAATTATTTAGAAAGAATAAAAATTTCATTGGATGTCAATAAATTAATACAAAATATTTTAAATTATTACAATATGTCACTCAAAAATACAAGATGTTCAACCATAAAAAAGTGCATATATATTTGTTGTTAATGACTAAAAAATAAAGGACAAACTCTCGTTTAATATAAGAATAAAAAATATATAAATTTCGTATAATAATAAATAACAAGGCATAAAAATCATATTTTAAACAAAATATTTAATGAATATCCCAAATATCCAGAAATTACTAGAAATCGATATGTATCTTATCAAAATATTTTTGGCAATACAACAAAAATTATATTGAATACTCATTATAAAAATAATTTTTACCAATTAAATGAAAATTTAAAATTAAATTCAATTCAAATGATAAATTTATTAATTTATAAATTTAGTTATATAAATTATTTTATTACATCATAAAGAATATTTTTAATCAATAAATTCATGAGAATATTGATCCTCATATATATTTTATTAATTTAGGAGATAAGGAACAAACACAAGATCTTTAATACAAATAGTGAAATTTAGTTCTATTCACTAGATAAGAAAAAAATTACCAAACGACGAACAATCCAAGAAGTAATTTCTAAATAACGTATAAATAACGAAATAAATACATTATAAATTAAAATGAAAAATTAGACTAAACAAATTTGTTGACAAATATATAATCTGAAATCGAGAATACATTTACAAATAAATTACGCTCTATTCTAGAGGATAAGAAAATAAGAAAAATAATTTTTATAAAAATGTAGATTTTATATCATATAGAATTTACGAAAATTTTTTAATAAAAATTTAGAATTTTATAAATTTATCAAAGTTTTAAATCATTTAGTTTTTATAAAAAATATTTTTTATTGAATTAATTTTGAAAGATCAGCTATTACATTTAATAATTTATATAATTTTTTTAATAATATTAAACGATTAGTTTTTAATAATATATCTTGAGTAATTATTTTTATTTTTTTAAAGTATATATTAGTACTATCATATAATTTTATTAATAATTTTAATATTTCAAAAAATTCACCCTTAGAATATAAAATATCTACTTCTGGTTTAATTTTATTAATAATTATATATAAATTTATTTCTTCTGGTTTTTTAAGTAATTCATATTTTATTTTTTTATTCTCAAAAAAAGAACTATCTATTTTTTTAAGTATATTATGTATACGTTTATTAATGAAAAGTATTTTTTTAGATTCCGGTAATAAAATAAATGAATGAATAGCAATAATTTTATCATGAATATTAGATATAATATCCGGTTTTTTTTCTATTATTGCTTGAATTTCATTAAATTTATAATTTTTATAATTTAATAAAGTAAATAATCTATCATAAATAAATTTTAATAATTCCTTTATTGGGTTATTAAAATTTATATTTTTTTTAAATATATTTATTGTGATATTTAATAATTCTAAAATTGATAATGGAAGATTCTTTTCAATAAGTATACGTAATATACCTATTGTGCAACGACGTAACGCAAATGGATCTTTATCACCAGTTGGTTTTAAACCAATTCCCCAAATTCCAACTAATATTTCTAATTTATCAGATAAAGCCAATATTATAGATATAATATTTTTAGGCAAAGTATCACC
The sequence above is a segment of the Candidatus Profftella armatura genome. Coding sequences within it:
- the dnaK gene encoding molecular chaperone DnaK; the protein is MSKIIGIDLGTTNSCVSIIEGSQPKVIENSEGARTTPSVIAYQENGEILVGAPAKRQAVTNPKNTIYAAKRLIGRKFDEKEVQKDISLMPYKIVKADNGDAWISVRGKKLAPPQISAEVLRKMKKTAEDYLGGEITEAVITVPAYFNDAQRQATKDAGRIAGLEVKRIINEPTAAALAFGLDKSGKSDRNIVVYDLGGGTFDVSIIEIADVDGEKQFEVLSTNGDTFLGGEDFDQRIIDYILDEFNKINGIDLRKDSIALQRIKASAERAKIELSSSKQTEINEPYIAMSNGAPVHLNLKITRAKLELLVDELITRTIEPCRIAIKDAGIKVSDINDIILVGGMTRMPKVQEKVKEFFGKDPRRDINPDEAVAVGAAIQGSVLSGDRKDLLLLDVTPLSLGIETMGGIMTKMIKKNTTIPTKFSQVFSTAEDNQPAVTVKVYQGEREMVSGNKILGEFNLEGIPPALRGIPQIEVTFDIDANGILHVTAKDKKTGKENKITIKANSGLTEEEIKKMVQSAEANAEEDKRLRELAESRNHGESLIHSTKKSLSEYDNKLNESEKEKIKIAIDELEKALKNNDKSVIDSKSTALLSVSQKLNEKKYTDTQKNTTTSNNDCNSNKNNTKNDNVVDADFKEVK
- the grpE gene encoding nucleotide exchange factor GrpE; translated protein: MKNNEKKEKINTFEKIKNSSFKKKEFLNKTVESKEEDKTVESKEEDKTVESKEEDKTVESKEEDKTVESKEEDKTVENELKKKLNTAEIKASYMQDAYLRAKAESENIRRRSQEDLARAYKFSIENFAKELLSVKDSLEMALNVETPSIESLKKGVEITLKQLSSVFKKNNLLEINPIIGDKLDPMKHQAVSTISAEQEPNTIVEVLQKGYLISERLLRPALVTVAQ
- the ftsY gene encoding signal recognition particle-docking protein FtsY encodes the protein MKINWITRLKESLSKTACNLKSLIVNKKIDKNLYNELESDLLKADVGFETTQFLLSELKKIIYSKKLFNTEQVRNVLHNLLVNLLKSLEKPLIFKKCKPFVIMIVGVNGVGKTTTIGKLANYFKKRKKSVLLAACDTFRAAAYEQLLILGKYNDVPVISEKKITDPAAIAFNAINIAQKKNTDIVIVDTSGRLSTQSHLMRELKKIKKVIEKKIFELPYEIFLIIDGNTGQNTLSQIKEFSKILRITGLIITKLDGTTKGGILAAIAKKYSIPLYFIGIGEKIEDLQIFNAVDFVNALLNQN
- the holA gene encoding DNA polymerase III subunit delta, producing MFLRNIELLDKYLINSKNLSPIYTISSNEYLFLQEASDKIRKHVKHYGFHERNILTIDYLFKWDELLKINQELSLFYNKKIIELRISNIKQISKTGECILEKYINNLNKNNITIINLPKLDLLSQKKTWIQLLKNNFTFIEIPSIKIIDLPKWINSRLISQQQNIDKKTLNFITEQVEGNLLAANQEIIKLFFLYGPGTLTFQQVKNSISKAAKYNIFSIKENILNGDLIRLILILQDLKNENETFPLILWVITQEICILLKFKTAINNGKSLKNLFEKYHIYIKYQSLIEIALKRLSLDILKYAFYEIVQIDKELKGMHIKSYYRDPWVSLFKLIIILSS
- the leuS gene encoding leucine--tRNA ligase, which produces MQKKYNFVEIEKITQCYWNKINAYQTTENDTRFPNGKFYTCSMLPYPSGKLHMGHVRNYTINDVMYRYMRMNGYNVLMPMGWDAFGMPAENAAILNNTSPAKWTYDNVSYMKKQLSSLGLAIDWSREIITCSPKYYKWNQWIFLKMFKRGIIYKKTGIVNWDPIEKTVLANEQVINGRGWRSDAIIEKKKIPMYYAKITNYAEELLEYVKKKLPYWPKKVRLMQVNWIGKSKGIFLAFPHNIKDPNKNNKLIQNGKLWIFTTRIDIIYGITFCVISPEHPLAIFAARNNLLLQKFILEYKKNNNIESNNLLKKSILTQLKVLHPLTNQEIKVFVVNYVIEKSYGRAAIGVPAHNKHDFYFAKKHSLLIKQVINVKNKSYSDKIWKDWYIDKENCYCINSCKYNNMSHKEATNAISTDLIKLGLGNKKNIFRLRDWAISRQRYWGTPIPIIYCDSCGSVPVPEKDLPVILPETCVPNNLLKENKKFLHVSCPKCNKLAFRETDTMDTFVDSSWYYMRYISPKLENFMIDDNKINYWMPVDQYIGGIEHAILHLLYARFWTKLMYNLGLIKFNEPFIRLLTQGMILNKTYYRIENSSNKKRWYNPDDVKITLDKKNKPIHAILKLDKKPVIIGGIEKMSKSKNNGIDPQTQINTYGADSTRLFIIFSAPPEKNLEWSDIGIEGAYRFLNRVWNFSYILAPRIINIINLNIFHNDFSVIKFNNNQKVFRRKIHKILQQINRDIKRIQYNTVVSGCMKIFNILERINSETKFDNNKNTNNDILLYEGMSIFLRVLNPIAPHITHILWKELKYSIQQGDILNACWPKIDSLALEEEKEEVKLIIQINGKFRGHIFVKKKCTTDFIKKIVLKNKVIQKYIIHPPKKFFIIPNKLVNIII
- the lipA gene encoding lipoyl synthase — protein: MNLTKDKNIEILKKPNWIRVKLISNIDNFNKTKNILRANNLVTVCEEASCPNIGECFGRGVATFMIMGSICTRRCKFCNISHGRPDPLDIEEPKKIAYTINKLKLNYVVITSVNRDDLHDGGSSHFVSCIKHIRKLSTKIKIEILIPDFRNQINHVLKIFKQALPDVLNHNIETVPRLYKKVRPGSDYKHSLNLLKNFKKLYPNILTKSGIMVGLGENDEEILTVIHDMRNHNIDILTIGQYLMPSRLHLPVHRYLHPKFFEKFKKIAYKLGFKNVLVGSMIRSSYMADKHFF
- the lipB gene encoding lipoyl(octanoyl) transferase LipB, which codes for MFSISISSTYSNLQIIQRGLEPYIVSFNAMLLFNSNRTNYTIDQLWFVEHFPVYTLGLKSNFSHILISKKLNNIPIIRTDRGGEVTYHGPGQAIIYLLIDLRRRYSDNIKIYIKKLVENIEEAVILTMSQYNINCKRKKNAPGVYIANGPFSGAKIASIGLKISAKGYVYHGVSINVSMDLEPFNNINPCGYPGLVIVDMKKLGINTTISKVQHLFIKNFFI
- a CDS encoding peroxiredoxin; the encoded protein is MKTIGQSLSSYRVIGVKPGFNLPEENNVSAFKVITESSFPGKWKIFYFYPKDFTFVCPTEISEYNKLVKDFNERNAILLGGSSDNEFVKLAWRRENSNLYKLNHWQFSDTNGSLIDQLGIRHETGVALRATFIFDPQNIIQHITVNNLNVGRNPIETLRILDAIQTGKLCACNRTLNGKTL